In Melopsittacus undulatus isolate bMelUnd1 chromosome 6, bMelUnd1.mat.Z, whole genome shotgun sequence, the following proteins share a genomic window:
- the FAM43A gene encoding protein FAM43A produces the protein MLPWKRSKVELVAGEARRQSKPKGYAVSVHYSALTSLARACPESALHRVSSMFRSKRRKFRVTSEDPTYTVLYLGNATTIQSKGEGCTDLAVCKIWSKSEAGRQGTKMKLTISAQGIRMAHAEDKGLRRPGHLYLLHRVTYCVADPRLPRVFAWIYRHELKHKAVMLRCHAVLVSKPEKAKAMALLLYQTSATALAEFRRLKKRDDARHQQQQLVGEQSIPLVPLRKLLNGQCCYKPPVERSRSAPKLGSITEDLLGEEQEERAMHCDCEDILEALGEPEGELLRAGAGRGEGQELGQLLRDLGELSLGNDLRSLRADLRVRRLLSGESTGSESSLESNGPDGAAPPCNGAEQPPPGDPETG, from the coding sequence ATGCTGCCCTGGAAGCGGAGCAAGGTGGAGCTGGTGGCGGGCGAGGCGCGGCGGCAGAGCAAGCCCAAGGGGTACGCGGTGAGCGTGCACTACTCGGCGCTCACCTCGCTGGCCCGCGCCTGCCCTGAGAGCGCCTTGCATCGTGTGAGCAGCATGTTCCGCTCCAAGCGGCGGAAATTCCGCGTGACCAGCGAGGACCCCACGTACACCGTGCTCTATCTGGGCAACGCCACCACCATCCAGTCCAAGGGTGAGGGCTGCACCGACCTGGCCGTCTGCAAGATCTGGAGCAAGAGCGAAGCGGGCCGGCAGGGCACCAAGATGAAACTGACCATCAGCGCGCAGGGCATCCGCATGGCCCACGCCGAGGACAAGGGGCTGCGCCGGCCGGGCCACCTCTACCTGCTGCACCGGGTCACCTATTGCGTGGCCGACCCGCGCCTGCCGCGCGTCTTCGCCTGGATCTACCGCCACGAGCTGAAGCACAAGGCGGTGATGCTGCGGTGCCACGCCGTGCTGGTCTCTAAGCCCGAGAAGGCGAAGGCCATGGCCCTGCTGCTCTACCAGACCTCGGCCACGGCGCTGGCCGAGTTTCGCCGGTTGAAGAAGAGGGACGACGCGcggcaccagcagcagcagctggtgggCGAGCAGAGCATCCCGCTGGTGCCGCTGCGCAAGCTGCTCAACGGGCAGTGCTGCTACAAGCCGCCGGTGGAGCGGAGCCGCAGCGCGCCCAAGCTGGGCTCCATCACGGAGGACCTGCTGGgcgaggagcaggaggagcggGCCATGCACTGCGACTGTGAGGACATCCTGGAGGCACTGGGCGAGCCCGAGGGCGAGCTGCTGCGCGCCGGCGCCGGACGCGGCGAGGGCCAGGAGCTGGGCCAGCTCCTCCGCGACCTGGGCGAGCTCAGCCTGGGCAACGACCTGCGCTCGCTGCGCGCCGACCTCCGCGTCCGCCGGCTGCTCTCTGGAGAAAGCACGGGCAGCGAGTCCTCCCTGGAGAGCAACGGCCCGGACGGCGCCGCCCCACCCTGCAACGGCGCCGAGCAGCCGCCCCCCGGCGACCCCGAGACCGGATGA